The segment AAAGCGGTGTCTCCGGCTCGTCCAGGAAGTAGAGGCCGCCGGGCGCCAGGCGCGCCTGCAGGATCGCCAGAAACGTCTCGCCGTGCGAGCGGGCCAGCGGCTCCTCGCCGTAGCGCGCCGCCAGCGCCCGGCGTTGGCCCGCCATCAGCCCCGTGACGCGAATCTGGCCGCTGCTGCCGTCCGGCAGCCGTGCGCGGAAGTCCTGCTCCAGCACGCGCAGACCGGACATTTCGCCCGCCACACGCCGGGTGAAGCCGAAGACGTCCTCGGCGCGCAGAAAGAGCTTGACGCGCGGGTGGCGCCGGCGTTGGAAGCGGAAGGCGCGGGCGAACTCGCGCACGCCGTGCAGGCTGTCGTCGCGGTCGAGGTCGCGGCTGCCCACCGCCACGGCGCCCATGCCGGCGGCGAGCCCTTCCAGCAGGCTCGACTTGCCGGAGCCGTTCTCGCCCACGAGAAAGGTGACGGGCGCGCTGAACGCGAGCGCGTCCAGGTCACGCAGCACGGGCAGCGACCAGGGAAACTGGCCCGCAGGCCGCGCCGGGGCACGCCGCTCGATGCCGGAGAGAAAGATCACCTGCCGAGTGTAGCAGCGCCGGCGTGCTAACTTCGGCTGAACGGAGCGACAAACCGTTGCCGTCGCGGCACGTCCGGGCGGGGCGGGCAGCGTAGAAGGGAACA is part of the Dehalococcoidia bacterium genome and harbors:
- a CDS encoding AAA family ATPase gives rise to the protein MIFLSGIERRAPARPAGQFPWSLPVLRDLDALAFSAPVTFLVGENGSGKSSLLEGLAAGMGAVAVGSRDLDRDDSLHGVREFARAFRFQRRRHPRVKLFLRAEDVFGFTRRVAGEMSGLRVLEQDFRARLPDGSSGQIRVTGLMAGQRRALAARYGEEPLARSHGETFLAILQARLAPGGLYFLDEPETPLSPSRVLSLLALLKDRVQHDCQFIIATHSPLLMALPGAEILLLEDGSIAPAAYDELEHVRLTRDFLANPDRFLRHL